Proteins encoded within one genomic window of Canis lupus familiaris isolate Mischka breed German Shepherd chromosome 12, alternate assembly UU_Cfam_GSD_1.0, whole genome shotgun sequence:
- the KIFC1 gene encoding kinesin-like protein KIFC1 isoform X1, which translates to MIFPVLSGCCRFGGREGDRGNARSPLLEVRGNIELKRPLVKAPSRLPLPGTRFKRGPDQMEDALEPEKKRTRGLDTVTKIATSQSRAPALTARTQTQNQITAPKVPKKTGPRCSTAIATVLKNQKSGPAVPAQKPGAAAPPMVGGRKPTKRPAWDLKGQLCDLNAELKCCRERTQTLAQENQQLQDQLREAQQQAKARGAECRTLEGELARVQAQAEQGQQELGSLRARVLELEEQQCTQEGLLRELQKEQLELQEERRGLAARLEEQERRLQASEAALSGSQAEVASLRQEATSQAALLVEQGERLHGLEMERRRLHNQLQELKGNIRVFCRVRPVLPGEPTPPPGYLLFPSGPGGPADLPTRLSVSRCDERRGTLSGAPAPATRHDFSFDRVFPPGSGQDEVFEEIAMLVQSALDGYPVCIFAYGQTGSGKTFTMEGGPGRDPQVEGLIPRALRHLFSVAQELGGQGWTYSFVASYVEIYNETVRDLLATGPRKGQGGECEIRRAGPGSEELTVTNARYVPVSCEKEVEALLHLAHQNRAVARTSQNERSSRSHSVFQLQISGEHTGRGLQCGASLNLVDLAGSERLDPSLALGPGERERLRETQAINSSLSTLGLVIMALSNKESHIPYRNSKLTYLLQNSLGGSAKMLMFVNISPLEENVSESLNSLRFASKVNQCVIGTAQANRK; encoded by the exons ATGATCTTTCCTGTTCTCTCCGGTTGCTGTCGCTTCGGAGGGCGGGAAGGGGATAGAGGGAATGCG AGGTCCCCCTTGTTGGAAGTGAGGGGGAACATAGAGCTGAAGAGACCCCTGGTCAAGGCTCCTTCTCGGCTGCCTCTCCCTGGAACAAGGTTTAAGAGGGGGCCTGACCAGATGGAGGATGCCTTAGAGCCTGAGAAG AAAAGGACACGAGGACTGGATACAGTGACTAAAATTGCCACATCCCAATCCAGAGCACCAGCCCTCACTGCAAGAACACAGACACAAAACCAGATCACAG CTCCAAAAGTTCCCAAGAAGACAGGACCCCGATGTTCCACAGCGATTGCCACGG TGCTGAAGAATCAGAAATCGGGCCCTGCTGTTCCTGCCCAGAAGCCTGGAG CAGCTGCCCCTCCaatggtgggagggaggaaacCCACCAAGCGTCCGGCCTGGGACTTAAAGGGTCAGTTGTGTGACCTAAATGCAGAGCTGAAATGCTGCCGTGAGAGGACTCAGACACTGGCCCAGGAGAACCAACAGCTGCAGGACCAACTCAGGGAGGCCCAACAACAGGCCAAGGCCCGGGGGGCAGAGTGTAGGACACTGGAAGGGGAGTTGGCCAGGGTGCAGGCCCAGGCTGAGCAGGGCCAGCAGGAGTTGGGGAGCCTCAGGGCCCGTGTCCTGGAATTGGAAGAGCAGCAGTGCACACAGGAGGGCTTGTTGCGAGAGCTCCAGAAAGAACAGTTAGAATTGCAGGAGGAGCGGAGGGGACTGGCTGCCCGGCTGGAGGAGCAGGAG AGGCGGTTGCAGGCATCAGAAGCAGCTCTGTCGGGCAGCCAAGCAGAGGTGGCATCTCTGCGCCAGGAGGCCACAAGCCAGGCGGCCCTCCTGGTGGAGCAAGGAGAACGTCTCCACGGGCTAGAGATGGAGCGCCGGCGACTACACAACCAGCTACAGGAACTCAAAGGCAACATCCGCGTGTTCTGCCGGGTCCGCCCTGTCCTTCCAGGggagcccaccccaccccctggctaCCTCCTGTTTCCCTCTGGCCCTGGCGGGCCCGCTGATCTGCCCACACGCCTCAGCGTTTCCCGGTGTGATGAGCGCCGTGGGACCCTGAGTGGGGCGCCAGCCCCTGCCACCCGCCACGACTTCTCCTTTGACCGGGTATTCCCCCCAGGGAGTGGGCAGGATGAAGTGTTTGAGGAGATTGCCATGCTTGTCCAGTCAGCCCTGGACGGCTACCCAGTATGCATCTTTGCCTATGGCCAGACAGGCAGTGGCAAGACCTTCACAATGGAGGGTGGGCCTGGGAGAGACCCCCAGGTGGAGGGCCTGATCCCTCGGGCCCTGCGGCACCTCTTCTCCGTGGCCCAGGAGCTGGGCGGCCAGGGCTGGACCTACAGCTTTGTGGCAAGCTACGTGGAGATCTATAATGAGACTGTCCGAGACCTGCTGGCCACTGGGCCCCGGAAGGGCCAGGGCGGGGAGTGTGAGATCCGCCGGGCAGGGCCTGGGAGTGAGGAGCTTACTGTCACCAATGCCCGATACGTTCCTGTCTCCTGTGAGAAGGAG gtggAGGCCCTGCTCCATCTGGCCCACCAGAACCGGGCAGTGGCCCGCACGTCCCAGAATGAGCGATCATCTCGTAGTCACAGCGTGTTCCAGCTGCAGATCTCTGGGGAGCACACCGGACGAGGCCTGCAGTGTGGGGCCTCCCTCAACCTTGTGGACCTGGCTGGTAGTGAGCGGCTAGACCCCAGCTTAGCCCTTGGCCCTGGGGAGCGGGAACGCCTTCGGGAAACACAAGCCATTAACAGCAGCTTGTCCACCCTGGGGCTGGTCATCATGGCCTTGAGCAACAAG GAGTCCCATATTCCTTACCGGAACAGCAAACTCACCTACCTGCTGCAGAACTCTCTGGGTGGCAGCGCTAAGAT GCTCATGTTCGTGAACATTTCTCCCCTAGAAGAGAACGTCTCTGAGTCCCTCAACTCCCTACGCTTTGCCTCCAAG GTGAACCAGTGTGTTATTGGTACGGCCCAGGCTAACAGGAAATGA
- the KIFC1 gene encoding kinesin-like protein KIFC1 isoform X2 produces MEDALEPEKKRTRGLDTVTKIATSQSRAPALTARTQTQNQITAPKVPKKTGPRCSTAIATVLKNQKSGPAVPAQKPGAAAPPMVGGRKPTKRPAWDLKGQLCDLNAELKCCRERTQTLAQENQQLQDQLREAQQQAKARGAECRTLEGELARVQAQAEQGQQELGSLRARVLELEEQQCTQEGLLRELQKEQLELQEERRGLAARLEEQERRLQASEAALSGSQAEVASLRQEATSQAALLVEQGERLHGLEMERRRLHNQLQELKGNIRVFCRVRPVLPGEPTPPPGYLLFPSGPGGPADLPTRLSVSRCDERRGTLSGAPAPATRHDFSFDRVFPPGSGQDEVFEEIAMLVQSALDGYPVCIFAYGQTGSGKTFTMEGGPGRDPQVEGLIPRALRHLFSVAQELGGQGWTYSFVASYVEIYNETVRDLLATGPRKGQGGECEIRRAGPGSEELTVTNARYVPVSCEKEVEALLHLAHQNRAVARTSQNERSSRSHSVFQLQISGEHTGRGLQCGASLNLVDLAGSERLDPSLALGPGERERLRETQAINSSLSTLGLVIMALSNKESHIPYRNSKLTYLLQNSLGGSAKMLMFVNISPLEENVSESLNSLRFASKVQLPPGPGPVRTPGCL; encoded by the exons ATGGAGGATGCCTTAGAGCCTGAGAAG AAAAGGACACGAGGACTGGATACAGTGACTAAAATTGCCACATCCCAATCCAGAGCACCAGCCCTCACTGCAAGAACACAGACACAAAACCAGATCACAG CTCCAAAAGTTCCCAAGAAGACAGGACCCCGATGTTCCACAGCGATTGCCACGG TGCTGAAGAATCAGAAATCGGGCCCTGCTGTTCCTGCCCAGAAGCCTGGAG CAGCTGCCCCTCCaatggtgggagggaggaaacCCACCAAGCGTCCGGCCTGGGACTTAAAGGGTCAGTTGTGTGACCTAAATGCAGAGCTGAAATGCTGCCGTGAGAGGACTCAGACACTGGCCCAGGAGAACCAACAGCTGCAGGACCAACTCAGGGAGGCCCAACAACAGGCCAAGGCCCGGGGGGCAGAGTGTAGGACACTGGAAGGGGAGTTGGCCAGGGTGCAGGCCCAGGCTGAGCAGGGCCAGCAGGAGTTGGGGAGCCTCAGGGCCCGTGTCCTGGAATTGGAAGAGCAGCAGTGCACACAGGAGGGCTTGTTGCGAGAGCTCCAGAAAGAACAGTTAGAATTGCAGGAGGAGCGGAGGGGACTGGCTGCCCGGCTGGAGGAGCAGGAG AGGCGGTTGCAGGCATCAGAAGCAGCTCTGTCGGGCAGCCAAGCAGAGGTGGCATCTCTGCGCCAGGAGGCCACAAGCCAGGCGGCCCTCCTGGTGGAGCAAGGAGAACGTCTCCACGGGCTAGAGATGGAGCGCCGGCGACTACACAACCAGCTACAGGAACTCAAAGGCAACATCCGCGTGTTCTGCCGGGTCCGCCCTGTCCTTCCAGGggagcccaccccaccccctggctaCCTCCTGTTTCCCTCTGGCCCTGGCGGGCCCGCTGATCTGCCCACACGCCTCAGCGTTTCCCGGTGTGATGAGCGCCGTGGGACCCTGAGTGGGGCGCCAGCCCCTGCCACCCGCCACGACTTCTCCTTTGACCGGGTATTCCCCCCAGGGAGTGGGCAGGATGAAGTGTTTGAGGAGATTGCCATGCTTGTCCAGTCAGCCCTGGACGGCTACCCAGTATGCATCTTTGCCTATGGCCAGACAGGCAGTGGCAAGACCTTCACAATGGAGGGTGGGCCTGGGAGAGACCCCCAGGTGGAGGGCCTGATCCCTCGGGCCCTGCGGCACCTCTTCTCCGTGGCCCAGGAGCTGGGCGGCCAGGGCTGGACCTACAGCTTTGTGGCAAGCTACGTGGAGATCTATAATGAGACTGTCCGAGACCTGCTGGCCACTGGGCCCCGGAAGGGCCAGGGCGGGGAGTGTGAGATCCGCCGGGCAGGGCCTGGGAGTGAGGAGCTTACTGTCACCAATGCCCGATACGTTCCTGTCTCCTGTGAGAAGGAG gtggAGGCCCTGCTCCATCTGGCCCACCAGAACCGGGCAGTGGCCCGCACGTCCCAGAATGAGCGATCATCTCGTAGTCACAGCGTGTTCCAGCTGCAGATCTCTGGGGAGCACACCGGACGAGGCCTGCAGTGTGGGGCCTCCCTCAACCTTGTGGACCTGGCTGGTAGTGAGCGGCTAGACCCCAGCTTAGCCCTTGGCCCTGGGGAGCGGGAACGCCTTCGGGAAACACAAGCCATTAACAGCAGCTTGTCCACCCTGGGGCTGGTCATCATGGCCTTGAGCAACAAG GAGTCCCATATTCCTTACCGGAACAGCAAACTCACCTACCTGCTGCAGAACTCTCTGGGTGGCAGCGCTAAGAT GCTCATGTTCGTGAACATTTCTCCCCTAGAAGAGAACGTCTCTGAGTCCCTCAACTCCCTACGCTTTGCCTCCAAGGTGCAGTTAccaccaggcccaggccctgTCAGGACTCCTGGATGCTTGTAG